One genomic window of Spiroplasma endosymbiont of Diplazon laetatorius includes the following:
- the rnhC gene encoding ribonuclease HIII: MNSYSFKKVSENIIEKIVEDNKNFLSTSKNPSIKYLFRLPQGLVVNIYTTNTILLQGDEIELFANKYGLKMENKVTNSISNQKIALPNIGCDEVGVGDFFGPLVTCCVYIDKDFEVNYPSLASQITDSKKINDFKIIDLFDQLKDKITWEVYVLENSKYNKAYDIYRNTHTLKAICHNQALKRIFRNNPELEKTQIIMDQFVDERNYYKYLADQEIIIKNIYFETKAEAKYISVACASIIARYHFLKEIEKLENEYDVKLPLGANNHVKALVNQYKSEKPQEIDKFTKMHFNSKI; this comes from the coding sequence ATGAATAGCTATAGTTTTAAAAAAGTAAGTGAAAATATAATAGAAAAAATTGTAGAAGATAATAAGAACTTTTTATCTACTTCAAAAAACCCAAGTATAAAGTATTTATTCAGATTACCTCAAGGTCTTGTTGTAAATATATATACAACAAACACAATATTACTACAAGGTGATGAAATAGAGTTGTTTGCAAACAAATATGGATTAAAAATGGAAAACAAAGTGACAAACTCTATTTCAAATCAAAAAATAGCTCTTCCAAACATTGGGTGTGATGAAGTTGGAGTTGGTGATTTCTTTGGCCCTTTAGTTACTTGCTGTGTTTACATAGATAAGGACTTTGAAGTAAACTACCCTTCTTTAGCAAGTCAAATAACAGATTCAAAAAAAATAAATGACTTTAAAATAATAGATTTATTTGATCAGTTAAAAGACAAAATAACTTGAGAAGTTTATGTACTTGAAAACTCTAAATATAACAAAGCATATGATATCTATAGAAATACACATACTTTAAAAGCTATTTGTCATAACCAAGCTTTAAAAAGGATATTTAGAAATAATCCTGAGTTAGAAAAAACTCAGATTATAATGGATCAATTTGTAGATGAAAGAAATTACTATAAATACTTAGCAGATCAAGAAATAATAATAAAAAATATATACTTTGAAACAAAAGCAGAAGCAAAATATATTTCAGTTGCTTGTGCAAGTATTATAGCTAGGTATCACTTCTTAAAAGAAATTGAAAAACTAGAAAATGAATATGATGTTAAATTACCTTTAGGAGCCAATAATCACGTTAAAGCACTAGTTAATCAATATAAAAGTGAAAAACCTCAAGAAATTGATAAGTTTACTAAAATGCACTTCAATAGCAAAATATAA
- a CDS encoding lipoprotein, producing the protein MKKLLSILAAVSFVVSTTSTTVVSCAVKTSGINSLNYKWNLGQMTEVNQKEIIKKIAEVNGINSSNIENRQKDIENLASMRFDHTSITKLTSSEIDADSGDTYVATIRTSEYSRVLKGRTQVTFKATPEVIEKAKNPIAQKESNLSGTWWNWGNTLDVNGKNITLEGKDAKLEKLVSNNNPYDIINISSTFTKAGKYAIDSIAMNDFTLTPELNDPSFDNQNSKFLIDRKNKKVNSDDVKFITSFGGATADRMLWNWKQKDELKDKLKSILDGFGLDGIDLAVAGETLYNRESQETLCQAVKEIMVERWLSGKDFYLSISARLIWMFKDALDRNKATVIPLIDSLEGWYDDITLLMYNITRPKNFAIAQEDFEIDGQKFKKGDKIGTKYNPQIENASYFYGTLRAIIDPSWSKNSKFIDLSNKPIRISVANEYSTTSSAFGFKSGDLSVENKSNWEIALEQFKKDSPEAFKNIKGFNYFGVNIDQILSNEKPSEPKQFLYGSNLSRVINENLKTNQE; encoded by the coding sequence ATGAAAAAATTACTATCAATTTTAGCAGCTGTTTCATTTGTTGTTTCAACAACAAGCACAACAGTTGTTTCATGTGCTGTAAAAACAAGTGGTATAAATTCTTTAAATTACAAATGAAATCTTGGGCAAATGACAGAAGTTAACCAAAAAGAAATAATAAAAAAAATAGCAGAAGTTAACGGTATAAATTCTTCAAACATTGAAAATAGACAAAAAGACATTGAAAATTTAGCAAGTATGAGATTTGATCATACAAGTATAACTAAATTAACTTCAAGTGAAATAGATGCTGATTCTGGTGATACTTATGTTGCAACTATAAGAACTTCTGAATACTCTAGAGTTTTAAAAGGTAGAACACAAGTTACTTTTAAAGCAACACCAGAAGTAATTGAAAAAGCTAAAAATCCAATTGCTCAAAAAGAAAGTAATTTATCAGGAACTTGATGAAACTGAGGTAATACTCTAGATGTGAATGGTAAAAATATTACTTTAGAAGGTAAGGATGCCAAATTAGAAAAATTAGTATCTAACAATAACCCTTATGATATTATAAATATTTCTTCTACTTTTACTAAAGCTGGTAAATACGCAATTGACAGTATTGCTATGAATGATTTCACATTAACACCAGAATTAAATGATCCAAGTTTTGATAATCAAAACTCTAAATTCCTTATAGATAGAAAAAATAAAAAAGTAAATTCAGATGATGTTAAATTTATTACATCTTTTGGTGGAGCAACTGCAGATAGAATGTTGTGAAATTGAAAACAAAAAGATGAATTAAAAGATAAATTAAAATCAATATTAGATGGATTTGGTTTAGATGGTATTGATTTAGCTGTTGCTGGAGAAACTCTATATAACAGAGAAAGTCAAGAAACTTTATGTCAAGCAGTTAAAGAAATAATGGTTGAAAGATGACTGTCTGGAAAAGATTTTTACTTAAGTATTTCAGCAAGATTGATTTGAATGTTTAAAGATGCTTTAGATAGAAACAAAGCTACAGTTATTCCTTTAATAGATTCATTGGAAGGTTGATATGATGATATAACACTTCTTATGTATAATATTACAAGACCAAAAAACTTTGCAATAGCACAAGAAGATTTTGAAATAGACGGTCAAAAATTTAAAAAAGGGGATAAGATTGGCACAAAATACAATCCTCAAATAGAAAACGCTTCATATTTCTATGGAACTTTAAGAGCTATAATAGATCCTAGTTGATCTAAAAACTCTAAATTTATTGATTTATCAAATAAACCAATAAGAATTAGTGTGGCAAATGAATATTCAACTACATCAAGTGCTTTTGGTTTCAAAAGCGGTGATTTATCTGTTGAAAACAAAAGTAATTGAGAAATAGCTTTAGAACAATTTAAAAAAGATTCACCTGAAGCATTTAAAAACATAAAAGGTTTCAATTATTTTGGTGTTAACATAGATCAAATATTATCTAATGAAAAACCAAGTGAACCAAAACAATTTTTATATGGTTCAAACTTAAGTAGAGTTATTAATGAAAATTTAAAAACAAATCAAGAATAG
- a CDS encoding ABC transporter permease: MRSTRWSVFKIIFSMQLSNYKKDAFVIFSGWIITTLTLIIWLAFKNAPVGESTEGESIVKIDDFILASAIGISVIRNCLFNFVKTLYDFKHTLFFEKLFSTSISKTFVFGTIILFNQLVNIIVAIFMFAIGMLFANQRIYLGNINWFIFLLGFLLLSISSNLIALIIVFTTKKYEWASVIANLFYFLPVFLLGLGIPWNLLEENKFVMIIGFFLPQRYFLNIMASGWVGDIKMQENDFWYNGNFWIPYLVSFAIIVILIIALIFIFVKKFEYENKKFQKYSSTMKHMAIISSIKKASSIEELNDILDIKKLTTEIKEKKKILRGKQRNEKK; encoded by the coding sequence ATGAGATCAACTAGATGAAGTGTTTTTAAAATAATATTTTCAATGCAACTTTCAAATTACAAAAAAGACGCTTTTGTAATTTTTTCTGGTTGAATAATAACTACTTTAACACTTATTATATGACTTGCTTTCAAAAATGCACCTGTTGGTGAAAGTACAGAGGGCGAATCAATTGTTAAAATTGATGACTTTATTTTAGCTAGTGCGATCGGTATTAGTGTTATTAGAAACTGCTTATTTAATTTTGTTAAAACTTTATATGACTTTAAACATACATTGTTTTTTGAAAAATTGTTTTCAACAAGTATATCTAAAACTTTCGTTTTTGGAACTATAATATTATTTAATCAATTAGTAAATATAATTGTTGCTATATTTATGTTTGCAATTGGTATGCTTTTTGCAAATCAAAGAATATACTTAGGGAATATAAATTGATTTATATTCTTGCTTGGATTCTTATTGCTTTCCATATCTTCAAACTTAATTGCTTTAATAATTGTTTTTACTACAAAAAAATATGAATGAGCTTCAGTAATTGCTAACTTATTTTATTTTTTACCAGTGTTTCTTTTGGGTCTTGGTATTCCTTGAAACCTATTAGAAGAGAATAAATTTGTTATGATAATCGGGTTTTTCTTACCACAAAGATATTTCTTAAATATAATGGCTTCAGGCTGGGTTGGTGATATCAAAATGCAAGAAAATGATTTTTGATATAATGGAAACTTTTGAATACCTTATTTAGTTTCTTTTGCAATAATAGTAATACTTATTATTGCTCTTATCTTTATATTTGTTAAAAAATTTGAATATGAAAATAAGAAATTTCAAAAATATTCAAGCACAATGAAACATATGGCAATTATTTCAAGTATTAAAAAAGCTAGTTCAATTGAAGAATTAAATGATATCTTAGATATCAAAAAATTAACAACAGAAATAAAAGAAAAGAAAAAAATATTAAGAGGTAAACAAAGGAATGAAAAAAAATAG
- a CDS encoding ATP-binding cassette domain-containing protein, with translation MENKELCVSLENVSKIFNKTVWAIKKINLKIYKGEGVAIIGPNQSGKSVLGRLIASQIKQSGGVIEYNFSDDNVMANIGFQFRQTSWPDGFTVKEVFNLYKNIHNVNDKKWIDDIVNVFGIESRWNKTLTSCNTSWLQLFSIALAIINKPELVVLDEVSSSIGLDFKIKILNFLREYKEENNATFVVISPDDSTFEILCQRVIVLETGFIISDDYITDWDKNLTFEKYSLSIMDAIKENEITVKPDPLFKPIIKKFETNVELFRDKYNIFLEKNADFENEPYIIEIRNIDFHLNELHSILEHLLSTAINRKNIDQVILHTKMLIKIFKNTKKKINKLDPKVKYKKSALMFFTKTEKFLNYLTHDLYKSFKSNKYIAYATELTAQLSKKELEQLSALKKKYIQEEIKVMKLENKIIKKQQKQERKNK, from the coding sequence ATGGAAAACAAAGAATTATGCGTATCATTAGAGAATGTCTCTAAAATTTTTAATAAAACAGTTTGAGCTATAAAAAAAATTAACTTAAAAATTTATAAAGGAGAAGGGGTTGCTATAATTGGACCTAATCAATCTGGAAAAAGTGTTTTAGGTAGATTGATAGCAAGTCAAATCAAACAATCTGGAGGAGTTATTGAATATAACTTTAGTGATGATAATGTTATGGCAAACATAGGGTTTCAGTTTAGACAAACTTCATGACCTGATGGTTTTACTGTAAAAGAAGTATTCAATTTATACAAAAATATTCACAATGTAAATGATAAAAAATGAATAGATGATATAGTTAATGTTTTTGGTATTGAATCAAGATGAAATAAAACTCTAACATCATGTAATACTTCTTGATTACAATTATTTTCTATTGCTTTAGCCATAATAAATAAACCAGAACTTGTTGTTTTAGATGAAGTTTCTTCATCTATAGGATTGGACTTTAAAATAAAAATTCTTAATTTTTTAAGAGAATACAAAGAAGAAAACAACGCAACATTTGTAGTTATTTCACCTGATGATTCAACTTTTGAAATACTTTGTCAAAGAGTTATAGTTTTAGAAACAGGATTTATTATATCTGATGACTACATAACTGATTGAGATAAAAATTTAACTTTTGAAAAATATTCTTTAAGCATAATGGATGCTATTAAAGAAAATGAAATAACAGTTAAACCAGATCCTTTATTTAAACCTATAATTAAAAAATTTGAAACTAATGTAGAGTTATTTAGAGATAAGTATAATATTTTCTTAGAAAAAAATGCTGATTTTGAAAATGAACCATACATAATTGAAATAAGAAATATAGATTTTCACTTAAATGAGTTACACAGCATTCTTGAACACTTACTTTCAACTGCTATAAACAGAAAAAATATTGATCAAGTTATTTTACATACTAAAATGCTTATAAAAATATTTAAAAATACTAAGAAAAAAATAAATAAGTTAGATCCTAAAGTTAAGTATAAAAAATCAGCTTTAATGTTTTTTACAAAAACTGAAAAGTTTTTAAATTACTTAACTCATGATTTATATAAAAGTTTTAAATCTAATAAATATATAGCCTATGCAACTGAGTTAACTGCTCAGCTATCAAAAAAAGAGTTAGAACAACTTTCTGCTTTGAAGAAAAAATATATTCAAGAAGAAATCAAGGTTATGAAACTTGAAAATAAAATAATTAAAAAACAACAAAAACAAGAACGTAAAAATAAATAG
- a CDS encoding dCMP deaminase family protein: MKKRDNYIDWDTYFLAMVQLNAMRSKDPSTQVGCVIVNDLKQVVSTGYNGLPRGLDDNNYPWSREGELEDTKYPYIVHAELNAILSSKDSVRGCEIYTSLFPCNECTKSIIQSGIKRIIYSSDKYDETVENKIAKKMLKEANVEFVFKKEVKVTIN, from the coding sequence ATGAAAAAAAGAGATAATTATATAGATTGAGACACTTATTTCTTAGCTATGGTACAACTTAATGCTATGAGAAGTAAAGATCCTTCAACTCAAGTGGGTTGTGTTATTGTAAATGACTTAAAACAAGTTGTTTCAACAGGTTATAATGGTCTTCCAAGAGGTTTGGATGACAATAATTATCCTTGAAGTAGAGAAGGTGAACTTGAAGATACTAAGTATCCTTATATAGTTCATGCGGAATTAAATGCTATTCTATCTTCAAAAGACTCAGTAAGAGGGTGTGAAATTTACACTAGTTTATTTCCTTGTAATGAGTGTACAAAAAGCATAATACAATCAGGTATTAAAAGAATTATTTATTCATCTGATAAATATGATGAAACTGTTGAAAATAAAATAGCTAAAAAAATGCTTAAAGAAGCAAATGTTGAATTTGTCTTTAAAAAAGAAGTTAAGGTAACTATAAATTAG
- a CDS encoding signal peptidase II, with protein sequence MKDFIFNIKSNLKTYNYIWKYKLVWCLPLILILVSLDWISKAIVVAEMKTEGTTATFIPGFINFSYIINPGAAYGMNAGKIGLAVSIAAIVTLMLIAVFIFIKNKYWLIPITLMVSGSIANLIARSWAPATKEEGIKGGVVDFLQFDFKLFGSDAYIFNLADAWVSIAVGIIIVMVLVYVVLEIIEYTMKRSNQEKYEYYCDIVNKRNLLFEAYYHSLDFKKEDKITYKEYLLKHKEISKEWKEYKNKG encoded by the coding sequence ATGAAAGACTTTATATTTAACATTAAGTCAAACTTAAAAACATATAATTATATTTGAAAATACAAATTAGTATGATGTTTACCACTCATACTAATTTTAGTGTCTTTAGACTGAATCAGTAAAGCTATTGTGGTGGCTGAAATGAAAACTGAAGGAACAACTGCAACGTTTATTCCTGGTTTTATTAATTTTAGTTATATCATAAATCCTGGAGCAGCATATGGTATGAATGCTGGAAAAATTGGTTTAGCAGTTTCAATAGCTGCTATAGTTACACTCATGTTAATTGCAGTATTTATTTTTATCAAAAATAAATACTGATTAATACCAATTACTTTAATGGTCTCTGGAAGTATTGCAAATTTAATTGCAAGATCTTGAGCTCCAGCAACAAAGGAAGAGGGCATCAAAGGAGGGGTTGTTGACTTTCTTCAATTTGATTTTAAGTTATTTGGATCAGATGCTTATATTTTTAACTTAGCTGATGCTTGAGTTTCTATAGCTGTAGGAATAATAATAGTTATGGTGTTAGTTTATGTTGTGTTAGAAATAATAGAATACACAATGAAGAGAAGCAACCAAGAAAAATACGAATACTATTGTGATATTGTAAATAAAAGAAACCTTCTTTTTGAAGCATACTATCATAGTTTAGATTTTAAAAAAGAAGATAAAATCACTTACAAAGAATATTTATTAAAACATAAAGAAATTTCAAAAGAGTGAAAAGAATATAAAAACAAGGGGTAA
- a CDS encoding RluA family pseudouridine synthase, with amino-acid sequence MEQLEIKLEQDSGRLDKYLTDYLKEEYDFSRSYVQKLIESNDVLVNEQPVSVKYNLLTDDVIKMNLKEPTELEAKAEDIDFEIVYQDKDLLVVNKPNGLVVHPAAGNPSGTLVNGLLFKVKDLSSIGGVLRPGIVHRLDKMTTGLMIVAKNDKAHKRLTEMLANNEIHKEYIALVHGVVEHNAGKINAPIGRHRGDRKKMTTTDVNSKHAITNFNVLERYENHTKISCVIETGRTHQIRVHMSYIKHPVVGDPLYAFRKDMEEEFGQYLHAYRLAFNHPITNEKIDLISELPKEFNDKINTFKE; translated from the coding sequence ATGGAACAATTAGAAATTAAATTAGAACAAGACTCAGGAAGATTAGATAAATATTTAACAGATTACTTAAAAGAAGAATATGATTTTTCTAGAAGTTATGTTCAAAAACTAATTGAATCTAATGATGTACTTGTAAATGAACAACCTGTTTCTGTAAAATACAATTTATTAACAGATGATGTTATTAAAATGAATTTAAAAGAACCAACAGAATTAGAAGCAAAAGCAGAAGATATAGATTTTGAAATTGTATATCAAGACAAAGACTTATTGGTAGTTAATAAACCAAATGGTCTTGTAGTTCACCCTGCAGCTGGTAATCCAAGTGGTACTTTAGTAAATGGTTTATTATTCAAAGTAAAAGACTTATCTTCAATTGGTGGAGTACTTCGTCCTGGTATAGTTCACAGACTTGATAAAATGACAACAGGATTAATGATTGTTGCTAAAAATGATAAAGCTCATAAAAGACTTACAGAAATGTTAGCAAACAATGAAATCCACAAAGAATATATTGCTTTAGTTCATGGTGTTGTAGAACATAATGCTGGAAAAATAAATGCCCCAATTGGAAGACATAGAGGGGATCGTAAAAAAATGACAACAACTGATGTTAATTCAAAACATGCCATTACAAACTTTAATGTATTAGAACGTTATGAAAACCATACAAAAATAAGTTGTGTTATTGAAACTGGAAGAACTCATCAAATTAGAGTTCACATGTCATATATTAAGCATCCAGTGGTTGGAGATCCTTTATATGCATTTAGAAAAGACATGGAAGAAGAGTTTGGGCAATACTTACATGCTTACAGATTGGCATTTAATCATCCAATAACTAATGAAAAAATTGATTTAATAAGTGAATTACCAAAAGAATTTAATGATAAAATTAATACGTTTAAAGAATAG
- a CDS encoding MurR/RpiR family transcriptional regulator: MKIIDLEDGKLNSTESSILNLINNDPDFFCTHSIQEVSKESNVSPSTMTRVCQKLGFKSFKSTQMFVYEKSRMQSGYYKLGENNTIEEIIHNVRGAAIYTINETLNSIDIKEIEEISKKIYSSKRVIIFGLEQQQISASSFVLNLSRINIMAQNVSNIHNYVQRTIFFDESDFAIFITRTGWTKEIIESIKWTYNKNIPMLVLTADKEITIEHLENEIDVNKISLIETQTISNDKIKYPSISSVPGEMIIFDLIFNIIVSQNEKYREKFKKTAEISLNWNFEGKI, translated from the coding sequence ATGAAAATAATAGATTTAGAAGATGGAAAATTAAACTCTACAGAAAGTTCAATATTAAACTTAATTAATAATGATCCAGATTTTTTCTGTACACACTCAATTCAAGAAGTTTCAAAGGAAAGTAATGTAAGTCCTTCAACAATGACAAGGGTTTGTCAAAAATTAGGATTTAAATCTTTTAAATCAACTCAAATGTTTGTTTATGAAAAATCACGTATGCAAAGTGGTTATTATAAATTGGGAGAAAATAATACTATAGAAGAAATAATTCATAACGTTAGAGGAGCTGCAATTTATACTATTAATGAAACATTAAACAGTATTGATATAAAAGAAATAGAGGAAATATCTAAGAAAATATACTCTTCAAAAAGAGTTATTATTTTTGGTTTAGAACAACAACAAATTAGTGCTAGTTCTTTTGTTTTAAATTTATCAAGAATAAATATAATGGCTCAAAATGTTTCAAACATTCACAACTATGTACAAAGAACAATATTTTTTGATGAAAGTGACTTTGCAATCTTTATTACAAGAACGGGTTGAACAAAAGAAATAATTGAATCAATTAAGTGAACTTATAACAAAAACATTCCTATGTTGGTTTTAACAGCAGATAAAGAAATAACAATTGAGCATTTAGAGAATGAAATTGATGTAAACAAAATAAGTTTGATTGAAACTCAAACAATTAGTAATGACAAAATAAAATATCCTTCAATATCTTCTGTTCCTGGGGAAATGATTATATTTGACTTAATATTTAATATAATTGTTAGTCAAAATGAAAAATACAGAGAAAAATTTAAAAAGACAGCTGAAATATCTCTAAATTGAAACTTTGAAGGTAAAATCTAA
- the ileS gene encoding isoleucine--tRNA ligase yields the protein MEKNYKDTLLINQTSFDMKADLKTKEPNIQNEWKEKDIYKRKLEANKNKPTFVLHDGPPYANGNIHVGHALNKILKDFIVRWKSQIGYNSPYIMGWDTHGLPIETAITKTGVDRKAMSPVDFRNLCKEYALQQVANQSEQFRRLGIFTDYDCKYITLTDDFELSELKLFSKMVEKNLVYRDLKPIYWSPSSESALAEAEIEYAEIKSPTIFVACPVLENEELQNTCLVIWTTTPWTMPSNQLIALGEELEYVLVKPENDERQFIVAKDLIDSVSEQIGWENLNVVKTFKGTDLTNIKYQHPWYEDKTGFTVIGHHVTSEAGTGLVHIAGGFGEDDFEIVTKHNIKAFAPIDDQGKFDVTVKDSRLEGVFYEDANKIIGMALQEKGLLLKLKFVKHSYPHDWRTKKPVIYRATHQWFVGLSNVKEEIDNAIVNNVKTNPEWSKERLRNIIKDRNDWTISRQRLWGVPIIAFFDKEKQPQITKEIVDFAIEVIAQKGTNAWFELPADDFLPEQFKGLGWTKETDILDVWFDSGSSNLAIEQNFGLQRPFDVYLEGNDQYRGWFNSSMINSVIYDGKPAYKQLITHGMTNDEKGKKMSKSIGNTIDPLDIANDLGADILRLWVFSTDFTDDQRIGSEILKQVSESYRKIRNTIRFMLSNLVDFDPKKDYQSDLTDVDKFALNNLTATKTKFFNAMENYSFNSGFKLINNYVANDLSSFYLDFIKDIIYVEAANSTRRRQVQTVMYEQLWALLDMLKPVLIHTTEEAYQHIQNIEKEDSIHLLDLREQNFLQSDEFNSRWKTVLDLRDDVNEALEKARNEKIIKKGFEAVVTLELKNEFEFIKQIEDLNQILIVNSINFLESKNEINSKVANVSVELKQGLKCQRCWAIFDELNDDICQRCFDVIN from the coding sequence ATGGAAAAAAATTATAAAGATACATTACTTATAAATCAAACTAGTTTTGATATGAAAGCTGATTTAAAAACAAAAGAGCCAAATATTCAAAATGAATGAAAAGAAAAAGATATTTACAAAAGAAAACTAGAAGCTAATAAGAATAAACCAACTTTTGTTCTTCATGATGGTCCACCATATGCAAATGGTAATATTCACGTTGGTCATGCTTTAAATAAAATTTTAAAAGATTTTATTGTTAGATGAAAAAGCCAAATAGGTTATAACTCACCCTATATTATGGGATGAGATACTCATGGTTTACCAATTGAAACTGCAATAACTAAAACTGGAGTTGATAGAAAAGCTATGAGTCCAGTTGATTTTAGAAACTTATGTAAAGAATATGCTTTACAACAAGTTGCCAATCAATCTGAACAATTCAGAAGATTGGGTATTTTTACTGACTATGATTGTAAATATATAACATTAACAGATGATTTTGAATTAAGTGAACTTAAATTATTTTCTAAAATGGTTGAAAAAAATTTGGTATATAGAGATTTAAAACCTATTTATTGATCTCCATCAAGTGAATCTGCATTAGCTGAAGCTGAAATTGAATATGCTGAAATTAAATCTCCAACAATTTTTGTTGCTTGTCCTGTTTTGGAAAATGAAGAATTGCAAAACACTTGTCTTGTTATTTGAACCACAACTCCTTGAACAATGCCTTCAAATCAATTAATTGCTTTAGGAGAAGAGTTAGAATATGTTCTTGTTAAACCAGAAAACGATGAGAGACAATTTATTGTTGCAAAAGATTTAATCGATTCAGTTTCAGAACAAATTGGTTGAGAAAACTTAAATGTGGTTAAAACTTTTAAAGGAACTGATTTAACAAATATTAAATACCAACATCCTTGATATGAAGATAAAACTGGTTTTACAGTTATTGGACACCATGTAACAAGTGAAGCTGGAACTGGTTTAGTTCATATTGCTGGAGGTTTTGGTGAAGATGACTTTGAAATTGTTACAAAACACAACATTAAAGCTTTTGCACCAATTGATGATCAAGGTAAATTTGATGTAACTGTTAAAGATTCAAGATTAGAAGGAGTTTTTTATGAAGATGCAAATAAAATAATTGGTATGGCTTTACAAGAAAAAGGGTTATTATTAAAACTTAAATTTGTAAAACACTCTTATCCTCATGACTGAAGAACAAAAAAACCAGTTATTTATAGAGCAACACATCAATGATTTGTTGGTCTTTCAAATGTAAAAGAAGAAATCGATAATGCTATTGTTAATAATGTAAAAACAAATCCTGAATGATCTAAAGAAAGATTGAGAAACATAATAAAAGATAGAAATGATTGAACAATTTCTCGTCAAAGATTATGAGGAGTTCCAATTATTGCATTCTTTGATAAAGAAAAACAACCTCAAATAACAAAAGAAATTGTTGATTTTGCAATTGAAGTAATTGCTCAAAAAGGAACAAATGCTTGATTTGAATTACCTGCAGATGACTTCTTACCAGAACAATTTAAAGGATTGGGTTGAACAAAAGAAACTGATATTCTTGATGTTTGATTTGATTCAGGAAGTTCAAACTTAGCAATTGAACAAAACTTTGGATTACAAAGACCATTTGATGTTTATTTAGAAGGAAATGATCAATATAGAGGATGATTTAACTCATCAATGATTAACTCTGTAATTTATGATGGAAAACCTGCTTACAAACAATTAATAACTCATGGTATGACAAATGATGAAAAAGGTAAAAAAATGTCTAAATCAATTGGAAACACAATTGACCCATTAGATATTGCAAATGACCTTGGAGCAGATATTTTAAGACTTTGAGTATTTTCAACTGACTTTACAGATGATCAAAGAATTGGAAGCGAAATCTTAAAACAAGTATCTGAATCATATAGAAAAATTAGAAACACAATTAGATTTATGTTATCTAACTTAGTTGATTTTGACCCTAAAAAAGATTATCAAAGTGATTTAACTGATGTTGATAAGTTTGCACTAAATAACTTAACAGCAACAAAAACTAAATTCTTTAATGCAATGGAAAACTATTCATTTAATAGTGGGTTTAAATTAATTAACAACTATGTAGCAAATGACTTATCGTCATTCTACTTAGACTTTATTAAAGACATTATTTATGTTGAAGCTGCAAATTCTACAAGAAGAAGACAAGTTCAAACAGTTATGTATGAACAACTTTGAGCATTATTAGATATGCTAAAACCAGTTTTAATTCATACAACTGAAGAAGCATATCAACATATTCAAAATATCGAAAAAGAAGATTCAATTCACTTATTGGATTTAAGAGAACAAAACTTCTTACAATCTGATGAATTTAACTCTAGATGAAAAACTGTTTTAGATTTACGTGATGATGTAAATGAAGCTTTAGAAAAAGCTAGAAATGAAAAAATCATTAAAAAAGGGTTTGAAGCTGTAGTTACTTTAGAATTAAAAAATGAATTTGAATTCATAAAACAAATTGAAGACTTAAATCAAATTTTAATCGTTAACTCAATAAACTTTTTAGAATCTAAAAATGAAATTAACTCTAAGGTAGCAAATGTTAGTGTAGAATTAAAACAAGGGTTAAAATGTCAAAGGTGTTGAGCAATTTTTGATGAATTGAACGACGATATTTGTCAAAGATGTTTTGATGTAATCAATTAA